Proteins from a single region of Runella sp. SP2:
- the purL gene encoding phosphoribosylformylglycinamidine synthase subunit PurL codes for MEHVEQLPTVETAKKLGILPEEFEQIKQILGRTPNFTELSIFSVMWSEHCSYKNSIVWLKTLPRDSDRMLAKAGEENAGLVDIGDGLACSFKIESHNHPSALEPYQGAATGVGGINRDIFTMGARPIAQLNSLRFGNPELAKTKWLVKGVVKGIGDYGNAFGIPTVGGEVFFDDCYNTNPLVNAFSAGIVKAGEVARAISYGVGNPVFIVGSATGKDGIGGASFASEDISEKSTEKLPAVQVGDPFMEKLLLEASLEIIRTGYVVGIQDMGAAGIICSTSEMSAKGEHGMIIDLDKVPTRQANMKGWEILLSESQERMLVVVEKGKEDVIKGIFDKWDLHCAQIGEVVEGGRLHFFQHGELIADVPAHDLVLGGGAPQNHREYREPAYFQEFKKFDINSVADVNSAAEIAAVTRHLLSHPNIASKKWVYEQYDSMVGTANRSTNRPSDSAVVRIRDVERPNYQKGIAMTVDCNARYVNADPFVGAQIAVSEAARNLVCTGAEPLAITNNLNFGNPYVPEVYWQFVHAVKGMGEACRKFSTPVTGGNVSFYNQSSDDGPVFPTPTIGMIGLMEKPENQMTLDFKNEGDLIFLVGQPKNDIASSEYLYSYRGVKASPAPAFDLDEEFELQQAVAQLISKQLVESVHDVSDGGLMVALAESALPRGFGFEVATQSPYRADAFLFGEAQSRVLVSVSPDKQAEFQKVLGADLKITHALLGKVTKEGFVVDKQTVISGAEAKDLYDNSLGKIMS; via the coding sequence GTGGAACACGTAGAACAACTACCAACCGTCGAAACCGCCAAAAAACTAGGTATTCTTCCCGAAGAATTTGAACAAATCAAACAAATACTAGGCCGCACGCCCAACTTCACTGAGTTGAGCATATTCTCGGTGATGTGGTCGGAGCACTGCTCGTACAAAAACTCAATCGTTTGGCTTAAAACCCTCCCCCGTGACTCTGACCGTATGCTTGCCAAGGCTGGCGAAGAAAACGCTGGTCTGGTTGACATTGGCGACGGCCTTGCGTGTAGCTTTAAAATTGAATCTCACAACCACCCTTCAGCTCTTGAACCTTATCAAGGCGCGGCAACGGGTGTAGGCGGTATCAACCGCGATATTTTTACGATGGGCGCGCGTCCCATTGCTCAATTAAACTCTCTCCGCTTCGGAAACCCCGAATTAGCCAAAACAAAATGGCTCGTAAAAGGGGTAGTAAAAGGAATCGGCGATTATGGTAATGCGTTCGGTATCCCAACCGTAGGCGGCGAAGTTTTCTTTGATGATTGCTATAATACCAACCCGCTCGTCAATGCGTTTTCGGCAGGAATCGTAAAAGCGGGTGAAGTAGCTCGCGCCATTAGCTATGGCGTAGGTAATCCCGTATTTATTGTAGGTTCGGCCACGGGCAAAGACGGTATCGGAGGAGCAAGTTTTGCTTCGGAAGATATTTCTGAAAAATCAACCGAGAAATTGCCAGCCGTTCAAGTAGGCGACCCTTTCATGGAAAAATTGCTTTTGGAAGCCTCACTTGAAATTATTCGTACAGGTTATGTAGTGGGTATTCAAGACATGGGAGCTGCGGGTATCATCTGCTCTACCTCTGAAATGAGTGCCAAAGGCGAACACGGGATGATTATCGACCTCGATAAAGTACCAACGCGCCAAGCCAACATGAAAGGTTGGGAAATTTTGCTTTCTGAATCACAAGAACGTATGTTGGTGGTGGTTGAAAAAGGCAAAGAAGATGTCATCAAAGGCATTTTTGATAAATGGGATTTGCACTGCGCCCAAATCGGTGAAGTGGTTGAAGGTGGCCGCTTACATTTCTTCCAACACGGCGAATTGATTGCTGACGTACCTGCTCACGATCTTGTGTTGGGTGGAGGTGCTCCGCAAAACCACCGCGAATACCGTGAACCTGCCTATTTCCAAGAGTTTAAAAAATTCGATATTAACTCGGTAGCTGACGTAAATTCAGCAGCTGAAATTGCAGCTGTGACGCGTCACCTTCTGTCGCATCCGAACATCGCTTCTAAGAAGTGGGTGTATGAGCAATACGACTCGATGGTAGGTACGGCCAACCGCTCGACCAACCGTCCTTCGGACTCGGCAGTGGTTCGTATTCGCGACGTAGAACGCCCGAACTACCAAAAAGGCATCGCCATGACGGTTGACTGTAACGCTCGTTACGTCAATGCTGACCCGTTTGTGGGTGCACAAATCGCGGTTTCGGAAGCAGCTCGTAACCTCGTTTGTACAGGAGCTGAACCGTTGGCGATTACCAACAACCTCAACTTCGGTAACCCGTACGTTCCTGAAGTTTATTGGCAATTTGTTCATGCCGTTAAAGGAATGGGTGAAGCTTGCCGCAAATTCAGTACACCTGTGACGGGTGGTAACGTGAGTTTCTACAATCAATCATCGGACGACGGCCCTGTTTTCCCAACTCCAACAATTGGCATGATTGGTTTGATGGAAAAACCTGAGAACCAAATGACACTCGACTTCAAAAACGAAGGTGATTTGATTTTCTTAGTAGGTCAGCCGAAAAATGACATCGCTTCGTCGGAATACTTGTACTCATACCGTGGCGTAAAAGCCTCTCCTGCTCCCGCGTTCGACCTCGACGAGGAATTTGAATTGCAACAAGCAGTGGCACAATTGATTTCTAAGCAATTGGTTGAGTCAGTTCATGACGTTTCGGATGGTGGTTTGATGGTGGCTTTGGCCGAATCTGCCTTGCCACGCGGATTTGGTTTTGAAGTTGCAACTCAAAGTCCTTACCGCGCCGATGCGTTCTTGTTTGGCGAAGCTCAAAGCCGCGTGTTGGTCAGTGTAAGCCCTGATAAGCAAGCAGAATTCCAAAAAGTGCTTGGTGCCGACCTTAAAATCACGCACGCCTTGCTTGGTAAAGTAACGAAAGAAGGTTTTGTTGTTGATAAACAAACGGTTATTTCTGGAGCCGAAGCTAAAGATTTATACGACAACTCATTGGGTAAAATCATGAGTTAG